From a single Paenibacillus sp. FSL W8-0426 genomic region:
- the cydD gene encoding thiol reductant ABC exporter subunit CydD produces the protein MGRGLLKLPGVRPVLALASALVLLQAMAIIMQAKWLAQAITALFEGAAVSSQYPVLLLFLAAFAARYAISFWLQLIVSRYAEKTGTDLRRQMVEQWFRLGPRFAKTEGTGHLVTLAREGTTQYKTYLELFIPRMLGMGLVPLVILLYVFKLDVMSGMILAVTLPILIGFLILLGLAAQRKIDLQFKSYKALANHFVDTLRGLETLKTLGQSGRHAGTIMRVSERYRKATMSTLRMAFLSSFALDFFTMLSVASVAVSLGLRLTEGSILLAQALTVLILAPEYFLPVRMLGADYHATLDGKEAGEAIRDMILKGESAEQKQKEAYIYALNHQPASDTMDEGDAALPVWDTASRLALRDVQVSHQDGGPTSLKDVTFQVTGMGKVGIIGASGAGKSTLVDVLGGFVLPTSGQMLYNGRPLSLEMTEAWRRQTAAIPQHPHIFSGSLADNVRFYRPEASNEEVWSAIQAAGLSHLVSTLPRGIDELIGAGGRQLSGGQEQRVALARALISKRPVLLLDEPTAHLDVETEYELKSTMLPLFKEKLVFLATHRLHWMPHMDRIIVMENGTVAETGTHEQLLAQKGVYYEMVQAQMEAV, from the coding sequence ATGGGAAGGGGGCTGCTGAAGCTGCCGGGCGTGCGCCCTGTGCTGGCACTAGCATCGGCGTTGGTGCTGCTGCAGGCCATGGCCATCATCATGCAGGCCAAATGGCTGGCCCAGGCCATCACCGCTTTATTTGAAGGTGCTGCCGTATCGTCGCAGTATCCTGTACTGCTGCTGTTCCTGGCCGCATTTGCCGCCCGTTACGCGATCTCCTTCTGGTTGCAGTTGATCGTGTCGCGATATGCAGAGAAGACGGGAACCGACTTGCGCAGGCAGATGGTGGAGCAATGGTTCCGGCTCGGGCCGCGTTTTGCCAAGACGGAAGGAACGGGCCATTTGGTCACGCTGGCGCGGGAAGGGACAACGCAGTACAAAACGTATTTGGAGCTGTTTATCCCCCGCATGCTGGGCATGGGACTTGTTCCATTGGTCATATTGTTGTATGTGTTCAAGCTGGATGTGATGTCCGGGATGATTCTGGCCGTAACGCTGCCCATCCTGATCGGTTTTCTCATTCTGCTCGGTTTGGCGGCGCAGCGGAAAATCGACTTGCAGTTCAAGTCCTACAAGGCGCTGGCAAACCATTTCGTGGATACGCTCCGCGGCCTGGAGACGCTTAAAACGCTTGGACAAAGCGGCAGGCACGCCGGGACGATCATGCGGGTGAGCGAGCGCTACCGCAAAGCGACGATGTCTACGCTGCGGATGGCGTTCCTGTCTTCGTTCGCGCTGGATTTCTTCACGATGCTGTCGGTCGCTTCGGTGGCGGTCAGCCTTGGGCTGCGCCTGACAGAAGGAAGCATACTGTTGGCTCAGGCGCTGACGGTGCTTATTTTGGCACCCGAGTACTTTTTGCCTGTGCGCATGCTGGGAGCGGATTATCATGCAACGCTGGACGGCAAAGAGGCCGGAGAAGCGATTCGCGACATGATCTTGAAGGGGGAATCTGCCGAGCAGAAGCAGAAGGAGGCTTATATCTACGCATTAAACCATCAGCCGGCATCTGACACTATGGATGAAGGGGATGCGGCATTGCCGGTATGGGATACAGCCAGCAGGTTGGCATTAAGGGATGTACAGGTCAGCCATCAGGACGGTGGACCAACATCCTTGAAGGACGTGACTTTCCAGGTTACCGGCATGGGCAAGGTCGGAATCATCGGCGCGAGCGGGGCGGGCAAATCCACCCTCGTTGACGTGCTGGGAGGTTTCGTGCTGCCGACTTCCGGGCAGATGCTGTACAACGGCCGCCCGTTGTCTCTGGAGATGACAGAGGCCTGGAGGCGGCAGACGGCGGCCATTCCGCAGCATCCGCATATTTTCAGCGGCAGTCTGGCAGATAACGTGCGTTTTTATAGGCCCGAGGCTTCAAATGAAGAGGTGTGGAGCGCCATTCAGGCTGCCGGATTAAGCCATCTGGTTTCGACCTTGCCAAGGGGAATCGACGAGCTGATTGGAGCCGGGGGCAGACAGCTTAGCGGCGGGCAGGAGCAGCGCGTGGCGCTGGCACGGGCTTTAATTAGCAAACGCCCTGTGCTTTTGCTGGATGAGCCAACAGCACATCTCGATGTCGAGACGGAATACGAGCTGAAATCGACAATGCTGCCATTGTTCAAGGAAAAACTGGTGTTTCTGGCGACCCACCGGCTGCATTGGATGCCGCATATGGATCGCATTATCGTCATGGAGAACGGCACCGTGGCCGAGACGGGAACGCATGAACAATTGCTGGCCCAAAAAGGCGTATATTATGAGATGGTTCAGGCTCAGATGGAGGCGGTGTAA
- the cydB gene encoding cytochrome d ubiquinol oxidase subunit II gives MNRPIRSAWMGVIQLSLSELWFVLIAVLFIGFFFLEGFDFGVGMSTGLIARTDRERRTMINSIGPFWDGNEVWLLTAGGAMFAAFPHWYATLFSGFYLPLVVVLLALIGRGVAFEFRSKMKHQRWRKTWDIIIVVSSALLPFLFGVVFATLMKGLPIDGDMQLRAGFLDIVNPYTVVGGLAVTMLCLVHGLLFASLRTVGPLRERALHMARKLMLPLAVVLALYAALTYFMTDMFDVRGWALWILVALGAAALAAAAYFVRQQREGWAFGMTGAVIAILFASVFVGLFPRVMISSLGEAFNLTVHNASSGAYSLKVMTIVACTLLPFVLGYQIWSYYIFRKRLNEQHHLEY, from the coding sequence ATGAATCGGCCGATCCGTTCGGCATGGATGGGGGTTATTCAGTTGTCACTAAGTGAACTGTGGTTTGTGCTGATTGCCGTGTTGTTTATCGGCTTTTTCTTTCTGGAAGGCTTTGATTTCGGCGTGGGCATGTCGACAGGACTGATCGCGCGGACAGACCGGGAACGACGGACGATGATCAATTCGATCGGACCGTTCTGGGATGGGAACGAGGTGTGGCTGCTGACGGCGGGCGGTGCGATGTTTGCCGCTTTCCCGCACTGGTATGCGACCTTGTTCAGCGGATTTTACCTGCCGCTGGTCGTGGTGCTGCTTGCCCTGATCGGACGGGGAGTAGCGTTTGAATTCCGCAGCAAGATGAAACACCAGCGCTGGCGCAAGACATGGGACATTATCATTGTTGTCTCCAGCGCCCTGCTGCCGTTCCTGTTCGGCGTAGTATTCGCAACGCTGATGAAGGGATTGCCGATTGACGGTGACATGCAGCTTCGGGCAGGTTTCCTGGATATCGTAAACCCGTACACCGTGGTAGGCGGACTTGCCGTAACGATGCTATGCCTGGTGCACGGCCTGTTGTTTGCTTCGCTCCGCACGGTCGGACCGCTCCGGGAACGCGCGCTGCACATGGCCCGCAAACTGATGCTGCCGCTGGCAGTCGTTCTTGCGCTTTATGCCGCATTGACCTATTTCATGACAGACATGTTTGACGTCCGCGGATGGGCGCTTTGGATTCTGGTGGCGCTTGGTGCCGCTGCCCTCGCCGCCGCTGCCTATTTTGTGCGGCAGCAGCGCGAGGGATGGGCTTTCGGCATGACGGGTGCCGTCATTGCGATTTTGTTTGCCTCCGTGTTTGTCGGATTGTTCCCTAGAGTCATGATCAGTTCGTTAGGAGAAGCGTTCAACCTCACGGTACATAATGCATCGTCGGGCGCTTATTCCTTGAAGGTCATGACCATCGTTGCCTGCACGCTGCTGCCGTTTGTGCTGGGATATCAGATCTGGAGCTATTACATTTTCCGCAAACGCTTGAACGAGCAGCATCACCTGGAGTACTGA
- a CDS encoding cytochrome ubiquinol oxidase subunit I produces the protein MDPIMLSRIQYALTTIFHFFFVPLSIGLVLLVAIMETLYVVKGKEIYKTMAKFWGKLFLINFAVGVVTGILQEFQFGMNWSEYSRFVGDVFGAPLAIEALLAFFMESTFIGLWIFGWERLSKKVHLACIWLVFTGTFLSALWILAANSFMQHPVGFTINNGRAEMNDFFALITNGQLLVEFPHTIFGALMTGAFVVTGISAFKLMKKQDVDVFRRSFHIGIVVALVSSIGVAFSGHFQAQYLVETQPMKMAASEGTWTTTEDPAPWTVVAFIDPDKQENSGELKIPGLLSYLSYSKFSGSVTGMKELQAEYEQKYGPGDYIPPVRTTFWSFRIMIAAGGLMILLALYGCYLALRRKLEGARPWFMKSMIFAISLPFIANTAGWIMTEVGRQPWTVFGYMTTEAGVSPNVTAGQILFSTIAFTAAYTILGIVMVYLFVRKIKAGPYAVDQSEEQDESADPFGMDGGYSVVTK, from the coding sequence ATGGATCCGATTATGCTATCGCGTATCCAATATGCGCTTACGACGATCTTCCACTTTTTCTTTGTGCCGCTGTCCATCGGTTTGGTGCTGCTGGTCGCAATCATGGAGACGTTGTACGTCGTCAAAGGCAAGGAAATTTACAAGACGATGGCCAAATTTTGGGGCAAGCTGTTCCTGATCAATTTCGCCGTCGGGGTAGTTACGGGCATTCTGCAGGAATTCCAGTTCGGCATGAACTGGTCCGAGTATTCCCGCTTTGTGGGCGACGTGTTCGGCGCACCGCTCGCCATTGAAGCATTGCTGGCATTTTTCATGGAATCGACGTTTATCGGATTATGGATTTTCGGGTGGGAGCGCTTGTCCAAAAAGGTGCATCTGGCCTGCATCTGGCTGGTGTTTACCGGCACGTTCCTGTCCGCGCTGTGGATTTTGGCGGCGAATTCCTTCATGCAGCATCCTGTCGGATTCACGATCAACAACGGCCGGGCCGAGATGAACGATTTCTTCGCCTTGATTACCAATGGGCAGCTGCTGGTCGAATTCCCGCATACGATCTTCGGGGCTTTGATGACAGGAGCTTTTGTCGTGACCGGGATCAGTGCGTTTAAGCTGATGAAAAAGCAGGATGTGGACGTGTTCCGCAGATCGTTCCATATCGGCATCGTCGTGGCGCTGGTTTCTTCGATCGGGGTAGCATTCTCCGGTCACTTCCAGGCGCAGTACCTGGTCGAAACACAGCCGATGAAGATGGCTGCCAGCGAAGGAACGTGGACGACGACGGAGGATCCTGCCCCATGGACAGTGGTTGCCTTTATCGATCCGGACAAGCAGGAAAACTCGGGCGAACTCAAAATTCCCGGGCTGCTGAGTTACCTGTCTTACAGCAAGTTTTCCGGCAGCGTAACGGGCATGAAGGAGCTGCAGGCCGAGTATGAACAGAAGTACGGACCTGGCGATTACATTCCGCCTGTGCGCACGACGTTCTGGAGCTTCCGCATCATGATTGCTGCAGGCGGGTTGATGATCCTGCTTGCGCTGTACGGCTGTTACCTGGCACTTCGCCGGAAACTGGAAGGTGCCCGCCCTTGGTTCATGAAATCGATGATTTTTGCGATTTCGTTGCCGTTTATCGCCAACACGGCCGGCTGGATCATGACCGAGGTGGGCCGGCAGCCGTGGACGGTCTTCGGTTACATGACGACGGAAGCCGGGGTATCGCCCAATGTGACGGCAGGACAGATTTTGTTCTCGACGATTGCCTTTACGGCAGCCTATACGATTCTCGGCATCGTGATGGTCTACCTGTTCGTTCGCAAAATCAAAGCAGGGCCTTACGCGGTCGACCAATCGGAGGAACAGGATGAATCGGCCGATCCGTTCGGCATGGATGGGGGTTATTCAGTTGTCACTAAGTGA
- a CDS encoding MFS transporter: MTTIPEEKHAAHSSASAPQGSLWKNIRFVRLFLAYALATFGDWFDALAIQVMIAYRWGADPLIIALVPVCMAIPGILFGSIAGTLADRWPKVNIMLICDAANVLLTVGILFAPGPGWLLPLLGARAMMGVFHIPAQQALTRQVVSEKHLLQATSMNGFVAQCSKVAGPLLGAVILAVFSPQICIVVNACSRLLSGMVLWPLRRLTEKAKTTDVDLVAGNDQTRQASWITQWKEGWIFLRSKPAVFRTIWFGCTGLLAILMIDYQFATLFRSIKPDNEVLVGWLGASAGAGAVAIIMVLNRLSRISYGWGLGGGFLLIGAGIAGLGWLEPSTHEGWIIFWGLCIGLGNGLSMVTMNYLLQKESPPDMVGRVFGIQNSMSSIVLVAAPLAGGVLIQAAGPGLTFVYIGAATFLIGLVGVVLQRLLWGATGNQPVRFPDIQD, from the coding sequence ATGACAACAATACCTGAAGAAAAGCATGCCGCCCATTCATCGGCTTCGGCACCCCAAGGCAGCTTGTGGAAAAATATACGATTCGTGCGGTTGTTCCTGGCCTACGCGCTGGCCACGTTCGGCGACTGGTTCGACGCACTCGCCATCCAGGTCATGATTGCTTACCGCTGGGGAGCAGATCCGCTGATTATTGCTCTGGTTCCCGTATGCATGGCCATTCCGGGCATCCTGTTCGGCTCGATTGCAGGCACGCTGGCCGACCGGTGGCCGAAGGTGAACATCATGCTGATTTGCGATGCGGCGAACGTGCTGCTGACCGTGGGCATTCTGTTCGCGCCAGGGCCGGGCTGGCTGCTCCCATTGCTCGGTGCGAGAGCGATGATGGGCGTGTTCCACATTCCTGCACAGCAGGCATTGACACGCCAAGTCGTGTCGGAAAAACACCTGCTGCAGGCCACCTCGATGAACGGCTTTGTTGCCCAATGCTCCAAGGTGGCAGGGCCATTGCTCGGTGCCGTGATTTTGGCGGTATTTTCGCCGCAAATCTGCATTGTCGTCAATGCCTGCAGCCGCCTGCTTTCAGGGATGGTCTTGTGGCCGTTAAGGCGTTTGACAGAGAAGGCGAAGACTACAGATGTCGACCTAGTGGCTGGGAACGATCAAACACGGCAGGCATCGTGGATAACGCAGTGGAAGGAAGGATGGATTTTTTTGCGCAGCAAACCGGCGGTATTCCGGACGATTTGGTTTGGCTGCACAGGACTGTTGGCCATTCTTATGATCGATTATCAATTCGCCACCCTCTTTCGAAGCATCAAGCCGGACAACGAGGTGCTGGTCGGCTGGCTCGGAGCTTCCGCAGGCGCAGGTGCCGTAGCCATCATCATGGTGCTCAATCGTTTGTCACGCATTAGTTACGGTTGGGGGCTTGGGGGAGGTTTTCTGTTGATCGGTGCGGGGATCGCCGGACTTGGCTGGCTGGAACCGTCTACGCATGAAGGGTGGATCATCTTCTGGGGACTATGCATCGGTCTCGGCAACGGCTTGTCCATGGTGACCATGAATTATTTGCTGCAAAAGGAAAGCCCGCCGGACATGGTGGGCAGGGTATTCGGCATTCAGAATTCCATGTCGAGCATCGTGCTAGTCGCTGCCCCGCTTGCAGGAGGTGTTCTGATTCAGGCTGCCGGCCCTGGTTTGACCTTTGTCTACATTGGGGCAGCAACGTTTCTCATTGGGTTGGTTGGGGTTGTGCTGCAGCGACTGTTATGGGGTGCAACGGGGAATCAGCCGGTTCGATTTCCTGATATCCAAGATTAA
- a CDS encoding winged helix-turn-helix domain-containing protein produces MSLQFDEGSYTVTRRTESIRLLAKEFALLRFLYENKEKAFTRSQLLDRVWPLEYPVERTVDDHVYRLRKRLRDWEEVMIETVRGYGYRLTIRMPVHAMPANPSEADQELREAVHGLFRKYHLFGQGKSMLTLIEQQDVLGIQIDPFYRLYIRFVQGDLKWLVTTKEIPFEDRLYWLLIFMHALTEPKETLRLYEKALNSHALSADQQRELRILNIVEVYAETGLYGRARSQLVETYEVMERDGLVNFRLPVALARLYVELWGGSEDAVEPLIASLRASLKEAPYLREVGRFQVMEGLWLLRQGRLREAEPRLDDGLDVLKMSLNAPLVLNSASQILLFMDHHHIEGRLRRKYKIVSEEIAKHYEVPVYRQQMLDEVRTFLSSFSPGQGL; encoded by the coding sequence ATGTCATTGCAATTTGACGAAGGATCATATACCGTAACGCGCCGTACCGAATCCATTCGCCTGTTGGCCAAGGAGTTTGCGCTGCTCCGCTTTCTCTACGAAAACAAGGAAAAGGCGTTTACGCGCAGCCAGCTGCTTGACCGGGTATGGCCGCTGGAGTATCCAGTGGAGCGCACCGTGGACGACCATGTCTATCGCCTGCGTAAAAGGTTAAGGGACTGGGAAGAGGTGATGATCGAAACCGTGCGCGGTTACGGCTACAGATTGACGATCCGTATGCCTGTTCATGCCATGCCTGCCAATCCTTCCGAAGCGGATCAGGAGCTGCGCGAAGCCGTTCATGGCCTGTTTCGCAAATATCATCTGTTCGGGCAGGGAAAATCCATGTTGACGCTGATCGAACAGCAGGATGTGCTCGGCATCCAAATCGACCCGTTCTACCGGCTGTATATCCGCTTTGTGCAAGGGGATCTGAAATGGCTGGTCACCACGAAGGAAATTCCGTTTGAGGATCGCCTGTACTGGCTGCTTATCTTCATGCATGCCTTGACGGAACCCAAGGAAACTCTACGGCTATATGAAAAAGCATTAAACTCACATGCTTTGTCGGCGGATCAGCAGCGGGAGCTGCGCATTCTCAACATTGTTGAAGTTTATGCGGAAACAGGACTGTATGGGCGCGCAAGATCGCAATTGGTCGAAACGTACGAAGTGATGGAACGGGACGGCCTGGTGAACTTCAGGCTGCCGGTTGCGTTAGCGCGGCTCTATGTCGAGCTGTGGGGCGGGAGTGAGGATGCCGTGGAACCGTTGATTGCGTCGTTGCGTGCCAGTTTGAAGGAAGCTCCGTATTTGCGAGAGGTCGGACGATTTCAGGTCATGGAAGGCCTTTGGTTGCTGAGACAGGGCAGGCTGCGCGAGGCGGAGCCAAGGCTGGATGACGGATTGGACGTGTTGAAAATGTCGCTGAATGCGCCGTTGGTCCTGAATTCGGCTTCGCAGATTCTGCTGTTTATGGATCATCATCACATTGAGGGCCGTTTGCGGCGAAAATACAAGATCGTATCCGAAGAAATCGCCAAACACTATGAAGTTCCGGTCTATAGACAACAAATGCTGGATGAAGTCCGCACATTTTTATCCTCGTTTTCCCCGGGCCAAGGCCTCTGA
- a CDS encoding ABC transporter ATP-binding protein: MLEISQVTKLFNPGTTDEKTALVGVNLTMKPGDFVTVIGSNGAGKSTLMNIISGVMKPDTGDVRINERSIKHLPEHRRSSWIGRVFQDPMAGTAPHMTIEENMAMAYKRGKGRGLSFGVTRAKRELFNAQLVKLGIGLDKRPNAKVGLLSGGERQALSLLMATFTQPQILLLDEHTAALDPARAELITELTETLVREMRLTTLMVTHNMEQAIRLGNRLIMMDKGRIILDVSEERKRTLTVPELLGEFERISGKTLADDRVVLG; this comes from the coding sequence ATGCTGGAGATTTCACAAGTAACGAAGCTGTTCAATCCGGGTACGACCGACGAGAAGACCGCGCTGGTTGGCGTGAACCTGACGATGAAACCCGGCGATTTCGTCACGGTGATCGGCAGTAACGGCGCAGGGAAATCGACCTTGATGAACATCATCTCGGGTGTCATGAAGCCCGATACGGGAGATGTGCGAATCAACGAACGCTCCATCAAACATTTGCCGGAGCATCGTCGCAGCAGCTGGATCGGCCGGGTGTTCCAGGACCCGATGGCAGGAACCGCTCCGCATATGACGATCGAGGAAAATATGGCGATGGCCTATAAACGGGGAAAAGGGCGTGGACTCAGCTTCGGCGTCACTCGGGCCAAACGCGAGCTGTTCAACGCGCAGCTGGTGAAGCTGGGCATCGGTCTGGACAAACGTCCGAACGCCAAAGTTGGGCTGTTGTCCGGCGGCGAACGTCAGGCGCTAAGCCTGCTGATGGCGACGTTTACCCAGCCGCAAATTTTGCTGCTGGATGAACATACGGCGGCTCTGGACCCGGCCCGTGCCGAACTGATTACGGAGCTGACCGAAACGCTGGTGCGCGAGATGCGGCTGACCACCTTGATGGTTACCCACAACATGGAGCAGGCCATTCGTCTTGGCAACCGCCTGATCATGATGGATAAGGGCCGCATCATTCTGGATGTAAGCGAAGAGCGCAAGCGCACGCTGACCGTACCCGAGCTGCTGGGCGAATTCGAGCGGATCAGCGGCAAAACGCTGGCCGATGACCGCGTGGTGCTGGGTTAA
- a CDS encoding ABC transporter permease → MFSISWGAIEGAIELGLLYSLMALGVYITFRILDFPDLTVDGSFTTGGAVAAVMISNGYSSWVACLVAMVCGMIAGACTGLLHTKGKINGLLSGILMMIALYSINMRILGGAPNKSIMGIDNPFSGEHVMVIIIIVVLVFKIMLDLFMKTDIGLALRATGDNKRMIRSFGANTDVTTIIGVSLSNGLVALSGAFIAQQSGFADITMGIGMIVIGLASVIIGEAILGARTIFWATLAAVVGSIIYRVVVALALQVDWFDTSDLKLITAVIVIIALVIPTMRRSMKQKRLARMRTQELMQGSGQQMKGGM, encoded by the coding sequence ATGTTCAGTATCAGCTGGGGTGCCATTGAAGGAGCGATTGAGCTCGGGTTGTTATACTCGCTTATGGCGCTTGGCGTATACATTACCTTTCGGATTCTTGATTTTCCCGATCTTACGGTAGACGGCAGTTTCACGACAGGAGGGGCCGTGGCGGCCGTGATGATTTCCAATGGCTATTCGTCATGGGTGGCTTGCCTGGTGGCTATGGTTTGCGGAATGATTGCCGGGGCCTGCACGGGGTTGCTGCATACCAAGGGCAAGATTAACGGATTGTTATCGGGGATTTTGATGATGATTGCCTTGTATTCCATCAATATGCGCATTTTGGGCGGTGCCCCGAACAAATCCATCATGGGCATCGACAATCCGTTTTCGGGCGAGCATGTCATGGTTATTATCATCATTGTCGTTTTGGTATTCAAGATCATGCTGGACTTGTTCATGAAAACGGACATCGGACTCGCACTGCGGGCAACCGGCGACAATAAACGCATGATTCGCAGCTTTGGTGCAAACACCGACGTGACAACGATCATTGGCGTCAGCTTGTCCAACGGGCTGGTTGCGCTGTCCGGAGCGTTTATCGCGCAGCAATCCGGTTTTGCCGACATTACGATGGGAATTGGCATGATCGTCATCGGCTTGGCGTCGGTCATTATCGGTGAAGCGATCCTGGGGGCGCGCACTATTTTCTGGGCTACCCTTGCCGCGGTTGTGGGCTCGATTATTTATCGCGTCGTGGTTGCCTTGGCGCTGCAGGTCGATTGGTTCGATACGTCCGATCTGAAGCTGATCACCGCCGTCATCGTGATCATCGCATTGGTCATTCCGACGATGCGCCGTTCAATGAAGCAAAAGCGGCTCGCCCGCATGCGTACCCAAGAACTGATGCAGGGATCGGGTCAGCAGATGAAGGGGGGCATGTGA
- a CDS encoding ABC transporter substrate-binding protein, whose protein sequence is MKKKFWMSLMMAATMIVAAGCGNNGSSSNTASEGTGNAGEGSTEKSYRIAISQIVEHPSLDATREGFIAALKDAGIEENKNLTIDYNNAQGDSTNNLSIAQKIAGDSKNDLVLGIATPSALALAQQVKDKPLLFAAVTDPLGAKLVTDLDKPGSNVTGASDTNPEAIVQLADFIAKYMTDIKTVGLVINEGEPNAVVMANNAEKALSKHGIKLVKAAVTNTSEVKQATDSLVGKVDAFYITLDNSVVSAVDTMIQTANQNKIPFFSSDRDTVEKGAFATVGFKYYDHGYQVGEMAADILKNGTNPGEMKVTVPDKLDLILNLKAAEAQGITVTDEMKAEVKDQAANIIQ, encoded by the coding sequence ATGAAAAAAAAGTTCTGGATGTCTCTGATGATGGCTGCAACCATGATCGTCGCCGCAGGCTGCGGCAACAATGGCAGTAGTTCGAATACCGCTTCCGAGGGAACGGGCAATGCCGGCGAAGGAAGCACCGAGAAATCGTACCGCATCGCCATTTCGCAAATCGTGGAGCATCCGTCGCTCGACGCGACTCGTGAAGGATTCATCGCTGCATTGAAGGACGCGGGAATCGAAGAGAACAAAAACCTGACGATCGATTACAATAACGCGCAGGGTGACTCCACCAACAACCTGTCCATCGCGCAGAAGATTGCCGGCGACTCGAAAAATGATCTCGTGCTGGGGATCGCCACGCCGTCTGCATTGGCATTGGCCCAACAAGTCAAAGATAAACCGCTGCTGTTTGCTGCGGTAACCGATCCGCTGGGAGCCAAACTGGTCACGGATCTGGACAAGCCGGGCAGCAACGTGACAGGCGCTTCCGACACGAACCCGGAAGCGATCGTGCAATTGGCCGATTTCATCGCGAAATACATGACTGACATCAAAACGGTAGGTTTGGTCATCAACGAAGGGGAACCCAACGCCGTCGTTATGGCAAACAATGCGGAGAAGGCGTTGTCCAAGCACGGCATCAAGCTGGTGAAGGCGGCCGTAACAAACACGTCCGAGGTTAAACAAGCTACCGATTCGCTCGTGGGCAAAGTGGATGCGTTCTACATCACGTTGGACAACTCCGTCGTAAGTGCGGTGGATACGATGATCCAAACTGCAAACCAGAACAAAATTCCGTTCTTCTCCAGTGACCGCGATACGGTCGAAAAAGGCGCATTTGCCACCGTGGGTTTCAAATACTACGATCACGGCTACCAAGTGGGCGAAATGGCTGCCGACATTCTGAAGAACGGCACCAACCCGGGCGAAATGAAAGTAACCGTACCGGACAAACTGGACCTGATCCTGAACCTGAAAGCGGCTGAAGCGCAAGGCATCACGGTAACGGACGAAATGAAAGCCGAAGTGAAGGACCAGGCAGCAAACATCATTCAATAA
- a CDS encoding winged helix-turn-helix transcriptional regulator: MKHENEMTTRERILFMLKRQGTLTAREMTAELGLTGMAIRRHLSALEQDGLIEVREARATAGRPSSVYHLTTRGDGFFPKSYPALTLELLEELNESVGGDIIGTLFENRRDKLLRSGMPQMEGRDLAGRVEELARIQNANGYMADSSAEEDGTYVITELNCPIVQVASVHKQACRCELELFRSLLQADVERTECYADGGKKCTYRVREASGE, from the coding sequence GTGAAGCATGAAAATGAAATGACGACGCGTGAACGGATTTTGTTCATGCTGAAACGGCAAGGCACGTTAACCGCCAGGGAAATGACGGCGGAGCTGGGTTTGACCGGCATGGCGATTCGCCGCCATCTGTCGGCGCTTGAGCAGGACGGCCTGATCGAGGTGCGCGAAGCGAGGGCGACGGCTGGCCGTCCTTCCTCCGTGTACCATTTGACGACGCGAGGCGACGGTTTTTTTCCGAAATCCTACCCGGCGCTTACGCTGGAATTGCTGGAAGAGCTGAACGAATCGGTTGGCGGCGATATCATCGGCACGCTGTTCGAGAACCGGCGCGACAAGCTGCTGCGCAGCGGGATGCCGCAGATGGAAGGCCGGGACCTGGCCGGACGAGTCGAGGAACTGGCGCGCATTCAAAATGCAAACGGTTATATGGCCGATTCTTCTGCGGAAGAAGACGGCACGTACGTTATCACCGAATTGAACTGCCCGATCGTACAGGTGGCCAGCGTGCACAAGCAGGCCTGCCGCTGCGAGCTGGAGCTGTTCCGTTCGCTGCTGCAAGCGGATGTGGAACGAACGGAATGCTACGCCGACGGCGGCAAGAAATGCACCTATCGGGTACGTGAGGCGTCGGGAGAATAA